The DNA region CGATCCCGGCTTCAGCGTGCGGAAGTCGAAGACCTCGCTCATCGCGTGCTCGGACGGGGTGTCGGCGTGGGCGGTGGTCAGCCGCTGTTCGGTGCCTTCGGGTCCGTAGACCGGGATGGGGGCGGGACGGCCCCCGTCGTGCCGGTAGTAGCGGACGACGAAGTACGCGCACATGTCGATGCAGTGATCGGCATGGAGATGACTGAGGAAGATGGCGTCGAGGTCGTAGAGACCGACATGGCGCTGCAGCTCGCCGAGGGCGCCGTTGCCCATGTCGAGGAGCAGCCTGAAGCCGTCGGCCTCTACGAGGTAGCTCGAACACGCTGATCCCGCGGACGGGAACGAGCCGGAGCAGCCGACGACGGTGAGCTTCATGGAGCGTGAACCTCCGAGACGTGGGAACGGGGAGGGTTCGTGCGGTCTGTTGAGCGGTTCGTCGAGCGTAAGGCGCGAAACAGCCGGTCGCTCCTCCACGGCCGTCCGTTGTGGGGGAACTCACCTGCTCTGTCACCGGTTCGATGGAAGCGGTGGGGACGCCGGTACGGTCGGGACATGGACATGTCCTGGTGGTGGATCGCGCTCGTTCTTGTCGTGCTGCTCGCGCTCGTCGCGGCGGTCGCCGATGGGCGGGGGCGGGGCGGTCGTCGGCCTCGTGGGCGTTCCGGCACGTCGGCGGGGACGGCGGGGGCGCGCTCCGGTGGTCGGCCGGGTGGGCGGACCCGTCCGCCGGCGGGGCCCGGGCGTGGGCCGGGGCCGGAGCGGGGGCCGCGGCCGGGTGAGATCTGGTGGGCCGCGGTGCCGTTCGAGGACGGGCCGGGGGCGAAGGACCGGCCGTGCCTGGTGCTGTCGGTACGGGGCGGCTCGGTGCTCGTCGCGAAGATCACCAGCAAGCATCACGAGGACCGGCCCGGGGTGATCGCGTTGCCCGCGGGGACGGTGGGGGATGTGCGGGGCCGGGTGAGCTTCCTGGAGACGGACGAGTTGCGGGAGGTCGCCGTACGGGGGTTCCGGCGGCGGGTGGGCGTCGTGGACGCGGGGGTGTGGGAGCGGGTGCGGGGGCTCGGGTGAGCCGGGGTGCGCCCTGTGTCGGGGCGCACCCCCTTCAGGACCTACGCCCAGAGCTGGCCGTGCAGTGTCTCGATGGCCGCTTCCGTGGTCGGGGCGGTGTAGACGCCCGTCGACAGGTACTTCCAGCCGCCGTCCGCGACGACGAAGACGATGTCGGCCGGCTGTCCCGCCTTGACGGCCTTGTTTCCCACTCCGATCGCCGCGTGGAGCGCGGCGCCGGTGGAGACGCCCGCGAAGATGCCCTCCTGCTGGAGGAGTTCGCGGGTGCGGGTGACCGCGTCCGCCGAGCCGACGGAGAAGCGGGCGGTGAGGACCGAGGCGTCGTAGAGCTCGGGGACGAATCCCTCGTCGAGGTTGCGGAGCCCGTAGACCAGGTCGTCGTAGCGCGGCTCGGCGGCGACGATCTGGATGTCCGGCTTGTGTTCGCGCAGGTAGCGGCCGACGCCCATGAGCGTGCCCGTGGTGCCGAGGCCGGCCACGAAGTGGGTGACGGACGGGAGGTCGGTGAGGATCTCCGGGCCGGTGGTGGCGTAGTGGGCGCCCGCGTTGTCCGGGTTTCCGTACTGGTAGAGCATGACCCAGTCGGGGTGCTCGGCGGCCAGTTCCT from Streptomyces sp. NBC_01591 includes:
- a CDS encoding MBL fold metallo-hydrolase — translated: MKLTVVGCSGSFPSAGSACSSYLVEADGFRLLLDMGNGALGELQRHVGLYDLDAIFLSHLHADHCIDMCAYFVVRYYRHDGGRPAPIPVYGPEGTEQRLTTAHADTPSEHAMSEVFDFRTLKPGSFEIGPFSVRTEKVCHPVETFAIRIEHGGRSLAYSGDTGTCDALDELAEGVDLFLCEASFIDGKEDIPDLHLNGREAGETAARARVGRLVLTHIPPWTDADRNLADARVVFDGPAEVAVPGAVYEV
- a CDS encoding type II toxin-antitoxin system PemK/MazF family toxin; the protein is MDMSWWWIALVLVVLLALVAAVADGRGRGGRRPRGRSGTSAGTAGARSGGRPGGRTRPPAGPGRGPGPERGPRPGEIWWAAVPFEDGPGAKDRPCLVLSVRGGSVLVAKITSKHHEDRPGVIALPAGTVGDVRGRVSFLETDELREVAVRGFRRRVGVVDAGVWERVRGLG
- a CDS encoding PLP-dependent cysteine synthase family protein, which translates into the protein MRYDSPLAAVGNTPLVRLPRLSPSDDVRIWAKLEDRNPTGSIKDRPALHMVEQAEKGGRLTPGCTILEPTSGNTGISLAMAAKLKGYRIVCVMPENTSQERRDLLAMWGAEIISSPAAGGSNTAVRVAKELAAEHPDWVMLYQYGNPDNAGAHYATTGPEILTDLPSVTHFVAGLGTTGTLMGVGRYLREHKPDIQIVAAEPRYDDLVYGLRNLDEGFVPELYDASVLTARFSVGSADAVTRTRELLQQEGIFAGVSTGAALHAAIGVGNKAVKAGQPADIVFVVADGGWKYLSTGVYTAPTTEAAIETLHGQLWA